In Monodelphis domestica isolate mMonDom1 chromosome 1, mMonDom1.pri, whole genome shotgun sequence, the sequence ttcaaagtaccagtttcttgtctcatttattagtccaatagttctatctctttccattttattgatttctcccttaattttaaggatttctaattttgttttcttcttggcgtttttaatttgttcgtttcaagtttttttgatttgcatgtccaattcattgatctctcccctccctaatttgttaatatatgcactcagggatatgaattttcctctgagtactggtTTGCCTGcttcccataaggtttgaaaggatgtctcaccattgtcattttcttcaatgaaattattaattgtttctatgatttgttctataaccgattttggagcatcatatttaATTGCCAATTGATTtctgatttggctctccatgtacctttactgatcattatttttattgccttattatctgaaaaggttgcattaattatttctgctttctgcatgtgtatgccatgtttttatgacctagtgtatggtaagtctttgtgaatgtgccatgtgctgctgaaaagaaggtgtattcctttttgtttctatttatttttctccatatatctattaactctaatttttctaagatttcattcacctcttttactgcttatttattgatttattttatttatctaaatttgatagtggttggctCAGATCTCCAACTAGTatcattttattatctatttcctccttcaattttcctagtttctccattataaatttgggtgctataccatttggtgtatacatgttgattactgatatttccttattgtctatactcccttttatcagggtgtatttaccttccctatcccttttaatcaggtctatttttgctttggctttgtcagatattatgattgcaactcctgccttctttctgtcagttgacgcccaataggtcttactctaacctttaattctgaccttatgagtatctacccacttcatgtgtgtttcttgaagacagtatatggtagggttttggattctaatccattctgctatttgtctacattttatgggggagttcatttcattcacgttcaaagttataattgtcatttgtgaatttcccagcattttgatatcctccactaattctgacctttcttcttttgctataaccttttaaaccagtggtttactttaaatcagtccccctagtcccctcccttgttatgcttccctttctggcccctccctttttgtttccttcccctcccccatttccttccctccctttttattctcccttctccccaaacccccttattttccccttcaCCCTTAccatgttggataagataaaattcaagatcccaatggatctagatgctcttccctctcagagttgatttcactgagagtaaggtttaagtaatacctaTTAGcacccttttcctctccttcttataagagaattcttcccctcccctttccgtgtgtatctttgtgtgacaaagattattctatttaatttttttttctatttcctcaagtataacttagtaccatcattgattctcccctccctttttttctttttgtttttttcctccaaatcatgttaatgccccaatctttccctatgagtgattcttctgattactctattaatgcatacaatttttgaaagttacacagaacatttcccccatatgataatatatataatttgatctaattgtagcccttatagaagagagtttgaataaaagaaaaaaatttttttctactttttcctttctttcatatttaccttttcatgtttctcttgctctttgtgattggatgtcaaactttctaccgagtttttgtcttttctaaacaaatacttggaaatcttctattttgttgaatgcccatactttcccctggaactatatagtcagttttgatgggtagctgatttttggttgaagacccagttctcttgcctttctgaatatcatgttccaggctttgtggtcttttagtgtggctGCTGCTAGGttttgtgtaatccttattggtgttcctttgtatctgaagtttctctttttagcttcttgtaagattttctccttagcctggaagctcttgaatttggaattTACAATCCTGGGGGTtttcttttgtggatttagtatagagggtgttctatgaaccccttcaatttctattttgcccccttgtttgagaatatcagggcaattctctttgattatttctttgtagtatggcatcaatatttttgtttatctctgttttttcaggtagaccaatgattctcaaattgtctcgtcatgatctgttttcctgatctgtcatcttgtcagtgagatattttatgttttcttctattttgtcagtcttttgactttgccttattaattcctgctgttttgcaagatcattggtatccagttgcccaattctggtccttagggCCTGGTTTTccgttataatcttttggttttctgttttaatcttttgattttctctttgaactatttcccacttttcttgccagaacgcttccatcttttttttttttgctgatcaATTTTTTATTAAGAGGAACTCCTTTCTCAGGAGTTATGTGGCAATTACTTTGAATAATTCTGAAGCACTACAAAAAATCAAAGTTTAATTAGATTAGACCTGACTGATTATTTCTGCCAAGGTCCCCACCACCCCGTAGCTTAGAAAcattgaataaagttttcaaaTACACTTGTAAACTTCCCCCCACCAAATGTTTATTCATATATATTGTGTGATATTTTGTAAGAATCAATCTGTGGCACAACCTGTGTGTCAGGTACCTGAGAGGTGAGAATCAACAAGTCTTTCCTTTACTCCAAAGTCCAGCACCCATTTCCCATCAATGATATCCTAAGATGGAAATGTAAAAggtgggagaggggggaaggcaAGCTTTAAAGCTTATTTTCTTCAGCAGATCACATTTGTTCCAGACATAGTTGAAGTAAGGAGAAGACAATGCAAGATTCCACTAAGTTCTTAATTACCAAAACTGAAATTTTACCCTGATACACACGTAACTAGTGAACAAGTGGAATATAGTTTCAATACCATCCTGAAACTCTGTCCTTGGTTTGCCCAGGCATCTATCTGTTCCTAATGCCATTCTATTGAGGGGTTAGAAGGGTAATTGCTAATCGAGTTCTCCCTTTCAACTGGCACACAGTAACAGGCAAAGATGGGATCTTCTTGCTCTTCTTCAGACATGCCATCCATATCCAGTCGTGTAAAAGACAAATCCCTCCCATTAATGTAGTGAAGACTTCCAGAGGTATAAACAGCATACATCTGACCTGAGGAAGTATCTGCAAAAGTGATAGTCCTCTTTCGGTCATCAGTAAAATCATATGGATAATGGCACTGCACCGGTCGAGATTCTTGAAATCTCTTCAGAAATTTGGTTAAATCCATGCAGTAAGAATGGCTCAGAAATGGTGTGAaaggttctggcttttgaagCAACAGTGACTCACTCTTGCTCAGTGTATTTCCTGCATCCTGGAGCAGTTCCTTATCTGGCATCTGAGACTTTTCCTCCAGTGCTGTGACCATTTCCCTTAAGTCATTCTTGTGTTGGGACAGTTGGAAGTTGCTCatcatctttttctctctgttttggaTTTCTTGCTGGGCCTCATGCTCCTTCAAGTGCTCAAAAATTTCATTCTCCTCCTCATCCAGTTCCATTAGACTGtggatttcttcctcttcatcacTCAGGAAATcacttatttctttaaatttttcctGAAACATTTTTCTTGGCATTTCTACTTGTTCTGTCCACAGGACAGCCCATGTCCGAGGTACCTTCTTCTCCTCTAGTATCAACTTCTGAACATCTTTTAAAGTTTCACGTACAAGTTTCATATTCTCCTGGAGCTTTTTCCTGTAGTACCCAGCAGCTGCTTCTATGGGCTGGATCGTGTGAGCCTCATGTTCCTGGGATTGTGAACAGCACACACAGAGTAAGGTCTTATCATCCATACAGAACAGTGTCTGAGCTTCCAGGTGTCTGTCACACTTGCTGGGTCCCTCAGACCTCTGTGACTGTCTGCGGTTAAAAGCAGGTTTCCTTCTCCTCATAGCTAGTTTAAAAGCTCTTGACTGGGAGACTTTCCTGCATTCAGGGCAGAAGAAAGACCCTGAAGCTTGGCTGGAGCCATCAAGACAAGATTGGCAAACCCTGTGTCCACAATCCACAGTCACTGGGTCTGTGAGAGAGGCTTGACAAATGGTGCAGGTAAACGTATCTTGGAGACCTTCCTTCATCTCTTTAGAAGCCATGAATCTGGAGTAGTGTCTTTGGCTGTTCCTTTGGCTGGAGCTGGAGAAGTGGGTTCAGAGCGGGAAGGtcggcttccatctttttgataagctccaatttaaatatTCCAGATCTTATGGACTACttacattttggggggaaggttttgggtttatttgaatttcctcctgtatttcctctgtagcctgggtttttcctccctAAAAATTTTCTAGGGCCaatgccttttttgttgttgttgttttcttggaGGGTATTTgttgctcctgtgcacaatttgccatcactgtggaggtgtttccttccctttttagtcagaaatctgagtgagatgggcaggctctctgtgtatgtagTTAAGGAGCagggattttgcctgaggcaagctctcgaatctctgcaCCCTCCACTGTTCACTGCCCTTTTCTGAGCCACCTTCCCGAGAATGCCCATGGTCTGAGCTCCCCAGCCTCTTGGTGTTTCAGGTGTAgcttctctcaggggtaggtctttggtggtcttagttagctcccaaggacctagagctTCCCCTTGCttactctagaggtgcccctcactcactcgctcATTCTGgagcatgctggctctgactctggctccataggtggggtgggggagggtagatcagctcatgtttgggtgggagctttttcaccctacttattgtggaaatgcctaaattccatgtaccttcaatgctgcgccttACTGTAGACTCCCTTCGttcttatgattttttttgtttgtttttgttttggtcttttgaggtagtctatattggtggttgctgaggagaggaagcgtcCCATGTCTAGAcagccaccatgcttacccataAGTCCCCTGCCCAATGACTTTTTGAAGAACTTTTAAGTCAGTGTTACCTATTAACCTGTGAAGTACCCATTATAATTATACTTCTTCTCATGCTATGAATGACAAAATTGAGGATAACTGGCTTGTctatcacagagctagtaaatgtcagtcagaatctgaatctgaatatCCTGAATATCCACTATCACTCTCTATATATGAAAAAGTATGAATGCACCGAGGATATGAAATAAATCTTAATAAATGCATCAGTTAGAAGTAAAGGATCAAAGATAAAGATTCACCTCCTTTAGGGAGCTTGAGGCTTAAGAAAATACAACCTTAACCAAACCAGAAAGTTGACATGATTATGAACAATTTAATTAAGTGAAGACCAGCATTTTGAGTATATTTAACCTGGTCTATTCAGTGATTCTGTTTTATTAGACAAATgatcacattatttttttatggTAGGAATGTTTTACAGTCTAGTAATTCTGTCAGCTGTTTGTCATATAAACTCAGCCATGTGATAGATCTCTCTTCTTCGTACTAACTGCCTTCATTAGACTTGAAAGGTTTGATATTATGCCTTCTAGAGTTTTAGAATGGAATGGTCTTGCCAAAGGTAGCCCTGACTTAATTATCTTTAGAGTTTTTCCAGTAAAAAGTGTTATCTTCACTGAAAAGTTTAAGATGACatgtacaattattttaaaagtagacacaaattttaaaatttctgttgATATTTTCAAAATTGGATTTCTTCCTGAATAGGTGGCGCCCAACTGGTGATATTCCTCTGAagccatttctgtttccacaagAAACTATAGGTAAAACATGGCCAAGTAAAATACAGAGAAGAACTGGTCCATTCATTCAAGCAAGTACAAAGGTTAGAAATTTGATTATTCTCTAACTAGATCATATATGAACTCTTGTTTATCATTTAGTGGAGTCCTTATGTCAGAGAGACCCCATACTTTTTGTGGCCATGTATTTCTATTGACTCATACTATCtcagaaggggcagctaggtgatatagtggatacagtgccaggcctgtAGTCAAGAA encodes:
- the LOC107650514 gene encoding E3 ubiquitin-protein ligase TRIM17-like, which codes for MASKEMKEGLQDTFTCTICQASLTDPVTVDCGHRVCQSCLDGSSQASGSFFCPECRKVSQSRAFKLAMRRRKPAFNRRQSQRSEGPSKCDRHLEAQTLFCMDDKTLLCVCCSQSQEHEAHTIQPIEAAAGYYRKKLQENMKLVRETLKDVQKLILEEKKVPRTWAVLWTEQVEMPRKMFQEKFKEISDFLSDEEEEIHSLMELDEEENEIFEHLKEHEAQQEIQNREKKMMSNFQLSQHKNDLREMVTALEEKSQMPDKELLQDAGNTLSKSESLLLQKPEPFTPFLSHSYCMDLTKFLKRFQESRPVQCHYPYDFTDDRKRTITFADTSSGQMYAVYTSGSLHYINGRDLSFTRLDMDGMSEEEQEDPIFACYCVPVERENSISNYPSNPSIEWH